A genomic region of Papaver somniferum cultivar HN1 chromosome 7, ASM357369v1, whole genome shotgun sequence contains the following coding sequences:
- the LOC113297663 gene encoding polyadenylate-binding protein-interacting protein 11-like isoform X1, producing the protein MAVVENATVDLGVNGSSNRNFETQTTQNSSNDLVDQNNNLGIRMVDPNFHLKVQQFHQQQQTYPAAAHMSNNHMSQVHHHSLDQGEINNGVGSIIMTNGNSGYGLQQQNHQQQNGVDLQRNGEVSEGFKRDMRDLEELLSKLNPMAEEFVPPSLSNNGSVGGAGFYPNNFAMHSNNGNGNGNVNGNINRRKKNNFSQGKRRMNSRTSMAQREEIIRRTVYVSDIDHQVTEEQLAALFINCGQVVDCRICGDPNSVLRFAFIEFTDEDGARAALSLAGTMLGYYPVRVLPSKTAIAPVNPTFLPRSEDEREMCARTIYCTNIDKKVSQADVKLFFESICGEVYRLRLLGDYHHSTRIAFVEFIMAESAIAALNCSGVVLGSLPIRVSPSKTPVRPRSPRPAIH; encoded by the exons ATGGCGGTCGTTGAAAATGCTACTGTTGATTTGGGGGTTAATGGTTCATCAAATAGGAATTTTGAAACACAAACAACACAGAATTCTTCAAACGATCTTGTTGATCAAAACAACAATCTAGGGATTCGGATGGTGGATCCTAATTTTCACTTGAAAGTTCAGCAATTTCATCAACAACAGCAGACTTACCCTGCTGCTGCTCACATGAGCAACAACCATATGTCTCAGGTTCATCATCACAGTCTTGATCAAGGAGAAATTAATAATGGGGTTGGTTCGATTATTATGACTAATGGAAATTCGGGTTATGGATTACAACAACAGAATCATCAACAACAAAATGGTGTAGATTTACAGAGAAATGGTGAAGTAAGTGAAGGGTTTAAAAGGGATATGAGAGATTTAGAGGAACTTCTCTCTAAGTTGAATCCCATGGCTGAAGAATTTGTTCCTCCTTCACTATCTAACAATGGATCAGTAGGAGGTGCTGGTTTTTACCCTAACAATTTTGCCATGCATAGTAACAATGGTAATGGAAATGGAAATGTCAATGGAAATATTAACAGAAGG AAGAAGAATAACTTTAGCCAGGGAAAGCGCAGGATGAATAGTCGAACAAGTATGGCGCAACGAGAAGAGATAATTAGGCGCACTGTATATGTATCTGACATTGATCACCAG GTTACTGAAGAACAGCTTGCTGCTCTCTTCATCAACTGTGGACAG GTTGTGGACTGTCGCATTTGTGGTGATCCTAACTCTGTTCTTCGCTTTGCTTTCATTGAGTTCACTGACGAGG ATGGTGCAAGAGCTGCTTTGAGTTTAGCTGGGACAATGCTCGGTTATTACCCAGTAAGGGTTCTGCCTTCGAAAACTGCAATTGCGCCAGTTAACCCAACATTTTTGCCGAGG TCTGAAGATGAGCGGGAGATGTGTGCAAGAACCATCTACTGCACAAACATTGATAAAAAG GTCTCTCAAGCAGATGTTAAACTCTTTTTTGAATCAATATGTGGAGAG GTTTACCGTTTGAGACTTCTCGGAGACTATCACCATTCTACTCGTATTGCTTTTGTCGAGTTTATAATG GCTGAAAGTGCAATTGCTGCTCTGAATTGTAGTGGTGTGGTGCTGGGATCCTTACCAATTAG AGTAA
- the LOC113297663 gene encoding polyadenylate-binding protein-interacting protein 11-like isoform X2, protein MAVVENATVDLGVNGSSNRNFETQTTQNSSNDLVDQNNNLGIRMVDPNFHLKVQQFHQQQQTYPAAAHMSNNHMSQVHHHSLDQGEINNGVGSIIMTNGNSGYGLQQQNHQQQNGVDLQRNGEVSEGFKRDMRDLEELLSKLNPMAEEFVPPSLSNNGSVGGAGFYPNNFAMHSNNGNGNGNVNGNINRRKNNFSQGKRRMNSRTSMAQREEIIRRTVYVSDIDHQVTEEQLAALFINCGQVVDCRICGDPNSVLRFAFIEFTDEDGARAALSLAGTMLGYYPVRVLPSKTAIAPVNPTFLPRSEDEREMCARTIYCTNIDKKVSQADVKLFFESICGEVYRLRLLGDYHHSTRIAFVEFIMAESAIAALNCSGVVLGSLPIRVSPSKTPVRPRSPRPAIH, encoded by the exons ATGGCGGTCGTTGAAAATGCTACTGTTGATTTGGGGGTTAATGGTTCATCAAATAGGAATTTTGAAACACAAACAACACAGAATTCTTCAAACGATCTTGTTGATCAAAACAACAATCTAGGGATTCGGATGGTGGATCCTAATTTTCACTTGAAAGTTCAGCAATTTCATCAACAACAGCAGACTTACCCTGCTGCTGCTCACATGAGCAACAACCATATGTCTCAGGTTCATCATCACAGTCTTGATCAAGGAGAAATTAATAATGGGGTTGGTTCGATTATTATGACTAATGGAAATTCGGGTTATGGATTACAACAACAGAATCATCAACAACAAAATGGTGTAGATTTACAGAGAAATGGTGAAGTAAGTGAAGGGTTTAAAAGGGATATGAGAGATTTAGAGGAACTTCTCTCTAAGTTGAATCCCATGGCTGAAGAATTTGTTCCTCCTTCACTATCTAACAATGGATCAGTAGGAGGTGCTGGTTTTTACCCTAACAATTTTGCCATGCATAGTAACAATGGTAATGGAAATGGAAATGTCAATGGAAATATTAACAGAAGG AAGAATAACTTTAGCCAGGGAAAGCGCAGGATGAATAGTCGAACAAGTATGGCGCAACGAGAAGAGATAATTAGGCGCACTGTATATGTATCTGACATTGATCACCAG GTTACTGAAGAACAGCTTGCTGCTCTCTTCATCAACTGTGGACAG GTTGTGGACTGTCGCATTTGTGGTGATCCTAACTCTGTTCTTCGCTTTGCTTTCATTGAGTTCACTGACGAGG ATGGTGCAAGAGCTGCTTTGAGTTTAGCTGGGACAATGCTCGGTTATTACCCAGTAAGGGTTCTGCCTTCGAAAACTGCAATTGCGCCAGTTAACCCAACATTTTTGCCGAGG TCTGAAGATGAGCGGGAGATGTGTGCAAGAACCATCTACTGCACAAACATTGATAAAAAG GTCTCTCAAGCAGATGTTAAACTCTTTTTTGAATCAATATGTGGAGAG GTTTACCGTTTGAGACTTCTCGGAGACTATCACCATTCTACTCGTATTGCTTTTGTCGAGTTTATAATG GCTGAAAGTGCAATTGCTGCTCTGAATTGTAGTGGTGTGGTGCTGGGATCCTTACCAATTAG AGTAA